Part of the Myxococcota bacterium genome, GGCGACCCGCGCGTCGACCACGTGGTGTTCACGGGCTCGGTCCACGGCGGCACGCGCATCAGCCAGGCGGCCGCGGGCCGGTTCCTGCAGATCGGCTACGAGCTCGGCGGCAACGACCCGGCCTACGTGGCCGCCGACGCCGACCTCGCGCGCGCGGTTGACGGCCTGGTCGACGGCGCCATGTACAACGCGGGCCAGAGCTGCTGCGCGGTCGAGCGCGCCTACGTGCACGCGAGTCACTACGCGGCCTTCGTCGAGGGCGCGCGCGAGCTCGCCGAGAAGTACGTGCTCGGCAACCCGCTCGCGCCCGACACCACGCTCGGCCCGATCGCGCAGCCGCAGCACCCCGCCGAGCTCGAGGCGCTGGTCGACGACGCGGTCCGGCGCGGCGCGCGCCGGGTCACCGGCGGAAAGCGCACGTCGGTGGGCGGTCGCGGGCGCTTCTTCCAGCCCACCGTGGTGTGCGACGTGCCCTCCGACGCGCAGCTCATGGGGGTGGAGCAGTTCGGGCCGATCCTGGCCGTGCAGCGCGTGACCTCCGACGAGGAGGCGCTCGCGCGCATGAACGAATCCGTGTTCGGCCTCACGGCCAGCGTGTGGACCGCCGACCGCGCGCGCGCGGAACGCTTCGGCGCAGCATTGCGCTTCGGCACCGTGTTCATGAACCGCTGTGACTTCGGCGACCCGCGCCTGCCCTGGAGCGGCGTGGGTCAGTCCGGCCGCGGCCACAGCATGAGCGTGCTCGGCTTCGACACCCTGACCCGCACGCGCAGCCTGCACTTCAGGCCCTAGTCACCTGCGCCGATCTGGGGCGCATGACGTTCCAGCGGGCCCTCACGGTGGCGCTGGTGCCGTACGTGGTGTGGCTCGTGGCCGCCTACCGTTGGCACTTCCTGGACGGCGTGAACCTCTTGTTCCACGAGGGCGGCCACGTGGTCTTCTTCATGTT contains:
- a CDS encoding aldehyde dehydrogenase family protein, coding for GDPRVDHVVFTGSVHGGTRISQAAAGRFLQIGYELGGNDPAYVAADADLARAVDGLVDGAMYNAGQSCCAVERAYVHASHYAAFVEGARELAEKYVLGNPLAPDTTLGPIAQPQHPAELEALVDDAVRRGARRVTGGKRTSVGGRGRFFQPTVVCDVPSDAQLMGVEQFGPILAVQRVTSDEEALARMNESVFGLTASVWTADRARAERFGAALRFGTVFMNRCDFGDPRLPWSGVGQSGRGHSMSVLGFDTLTRTRSLHFRP